From one Triticum urartu cultivar G1812 chromosome 3, Tu2.1, whole genome shotgun sequence genomic stretch:
- the LOC125544846 gene encoding uncharacterized protein LOC125544846 has protein sequence MKANDFSGCHCHLIDGFAAVVGRNIINGRGKAGRLRRATTPSGRPRKAALQLRLVPLPISMFVPDPAQGRGRRGGREEKLQAEVEEEDEPVEELKKGRGRKKEAKPKQYNDYYLAQPRIQDVTLARKLVK, from the exons ATGAAGGCGAATGATTTTTCTGGATGCCATTGCCATCTG ATCGATGGTTTCGCCGCGGTCGTCGGGAGAAATATCATCAATGGTAGGGGAAAAGCAGGTAGGCTGAGGCGGGCAACCACACCAAGCGGCCGACCCAGGAAGGCAGCCCTGCAGCTCCGCCTCGTGCCACTCCCCATCTCTATGTTTGTGCCAGACCCAGCGCAAGGTAGAGGCAGGAGAGGAGGCCGGGAAGAGAAGCTGCAAG CTGAagtggaagaagaagatgaaccTGTAGAAGAGCTGAAAAAAGGACGTGGTAGAAAGAAGGAAGCGAAGCCTAAACAGTATAATGAT TACTACCTCGCCCAGCCGCGCATCCAAGATGTGACGCTTGCTAGAAAGCTGGTCAAGTAG
- the LOC125544847 gene encoding ribosomal protein S3, mitochondrial-like: MGDYLARFREHMYVVCASEWKPPPQKRSGSSHGSVTIDSIYYYGKSLYQDVNLRSYFSSIRPPTKLALGFRLGRCIILHFPKRTFIHFFLPGRSPRLKRKQDKKSRPVLQEKGWWPTFGKVGPIGCLHSSEGTEEERNEVRGQGAGKRVESIDREKQNEIRIWPKKMQRYGYHDRSPSRKKNLDKSLRVSGAFKRPQYAGVVNDIPFLMGNAASLLKRNRIQLFLPKKSRSDGPTSHLLKRTLPAVRPSLNYSVMQYFFNTKNKMHFDPVLVLNHFVAPGVAEPSTMGGAKGGSLDKRIRSRIAFFLESSTSDKKCLARAKKRLIHFIRQANDLRFAGTTKTTISLFPFFGATFFFPRDGVGVYNNPFFEYARKQLLAQFRIKCRNLMGKDKVMELIEKFIDLGRIGKLIKGIEMMIEIIPRKRIIPYGYNSDLNEVLKMRSFLSNRTNTNTLIESVKIKSVYQSASLIAQDISFQLRNNPISFRSIFSKIVKDIPLIMPKGVEGIRICCSGRLGGAEIARTECGKYGKTSCNVFNQKIDYAPAEVSTRNGISGVKVRISYSQNKKGRAISETYEI, encoded by the coding sequence ATGGGTGACTATCTAGCACGGTTCAGAGAGCACATGTATGTAGTCTGCGCTAGTGAATGGAAGCCCCCGCCGCAAAAAAGAAGCGGCTCTTCCCACGGCTCTGTCACCATTGACTCTATTTATTATTATGGTAAATCATTGTATCAAGATGTCAATCTTAGATCTTATTTTAGTTCGATACGTCCACCTACGAAACTCGCCCTTGGCTTTCGTCTCGGTAGGTGTATTATTCTACATTTTCCCAAAAGGACATTCATTCATTTCTTTCTTCCCGGGCGATCACCACGACTAAAACGAAAACAAGACAAGAAATCAAGACCCGTACTACAGGAAAAGGGCTGGTGGCCGACATTTGGGAAAGTCGGGCCGATCGGGTGTCTTCATTCAAGCGAGGGTACAGAGGAAGAACGAAACGAAGTGAGAGGCCAGGGGGCAGGGAAAAGAGTCGAGTCGATCGACCGGGAGAAGCAAAACGAAATCCGGATTTGGCCGAAAAAGATGCAACGTTATGGATACCATGACCGATCACCATCGAGAAAGAAGAATTTGGATAAATCACTTCGGGTGAGCGGGGCCTTCAAGCGGCCTCAATACGCCGGGGTTGTAAATGACATACCTTTCCTTATGGGAAATGCCGCCTCCTTACTAAAAAGGAATAGAATCCAGTTATTTTTACCAAAGAAGTCCCGCTCTGACGGCCCGACGAGTCATCTACTAAAAAGGACCCTCCCCGCTGTGCGCCCCTCCTTGAATTATTCGGTCATGCAATACTTTTTTAATACTAAGAATAAAATGCATTTCGACCCCGTCCTAGTTCTCAATCATTTCGTGGCACCGGGTGTGGCTGAACCATCTACGATGGGGGGAGCGAAGGGAGGAAGCTTAGATAAGAGAATACGCTCTCGCATCGCTTTTTTTTTAGAAAGCTCTACCAGCGATAAAAAGTGTTTGGCCCGAGCCAAAAAGAGGTTGATCCACTTCATTCGCCAAGCGAATGATCTTCGCTTCGCGGGAACAACAAAAACCACCATATCGCTCTTTCCTTTCTTCGGTGCTACCTTCTTTTTTCCAAGGGATGGGGTTGGGGTGTATAATAACCCTTTTTTTGAGTATGCCCGGAAACAACTCCTAGCTCAATTTAGGATCAAATGTAGGAACCTCATGGGTAAGGATAAGGTAATGGAATTGATAGAGAAATTCATAGACCTAGGTAGGATAGGAAAATTGATAAAGGGAATAGAGATGATGATAGAGATCATACCGAGAAAGAGGATAATTCCGTACGGGTACAACTCTGATTTGAACGAAGTGCTAAAAATGCGATCTTTTTTGTCTAATAGAACAAACACTAATACCTTAATTGAGTCGGTAAAGATCAAATCTGTTTATCAAAGTGCTTCTCTGATTGCTCAAGACATCTCTTTTCAACTGAGGAACAATCCAATCTCATTTCGTTCCATTTTTAGTAAAATAGTGAAGGATATTCCATTAATAATGCCAAAAGGGGTGGAGGGGATACGTATTTGTTGTTCTGGTCGATTAGGGGGTGCGGAAATAGCTAGAACTGAATGCGGAAAGTATGGAAAAACATCTTGTAATGTATTTAACCAGAAAATCGATTATGCTCCTGCGGAAGTATCTACTCGTAACGGAATTTCAGGTGTCAAAGTGCGGATCTCATATAGTCAAAATAAGAAGGGACGTGCTATATCCGAAACGTACGAAATatag
- the LOC125548651 gene encoding ribosomal protein S7, mitochondrial-like has translation MGDFDGEQKELIKKLANFRMIDGKRTRVRAIVYKTSHRLARTERDVIKLMVDAVDNIKPICEVVKVGVAGTIYDVPGIVARDRQQTLAIRWILGAAFKRRISYRISLEKCSFAEILDAYRKRGISRKRRENLHGLASTNRSFAHFRWW, from the coding sequence ATGGGGGACTTTGATGGTGAGCAAAAAGAATTGATCAAGAAATTGGCAAACTTTCGCATGATCGATGGTAAAAGAACGAGAGTTCGTGCTATTGTTTATAAAACTTCTCACCGCCTAGCTCGAACTGAACGCGATGTAATAAAACTTATGGTTGACGCCGTAGATAATATAAAGCCAATATGCGAAGTGGTCAAAGTAGGAGTCGCAGGTACTATTTATGATGTTCCTGGGATTGTAGCCAGGGATCGTCAACAAACCTTAGCTATTCGTTGGATCCTTGGAGCAGCTTTCAAACGACGTATAAGCTACAGGATAAGCTTAGAGAAATGTTCATTTGCTGAGATACTGGATGCTTACCGAAAGAGGGGAATTTCACGTAAGAGAAGGGAGAATCTTCATGGACTGGCTTCCACCAATCGGAGTTTCGCGCATTTCAGATGGTGGTAA
- the LOC125544848 gene encoding cytochrome c oxidase subunit 3 — MGVKGGLHTTGAKWFMIESQRHSYHLVDPSPWPISGSLGALATTVGGVMYMHSFQGGATLLSLGLIFLLYTMFVWWRDVLRESTLEGHHTKAVQLGPRYGSILFIVSEVMFLFAFFWASSHSSLAPTVEIGGIWPPKGIGVLDPWEIPLLNTPILPSSGAAVTWAHHAILAGKEKRAVYALVATVSLALVSTGFQGMEYYQAPSTISDSIYGSTFFLATGFHGFHVIIGTLFLIVCGIRQYLGHLTKKHHVGFEAAAWYWHFVDVVRLFPFVSIYWWGGI, encoded by the coding sequence ATGGGGGTGAAGGGGGGTTTACATACAACCGGGGCAAAGTGGTTTATGATTGAATCTCAGAGGCATTCTTATCATTTGGTAGATCCAAGTCCATGGCCTATTTCGGGTTCACTCGGAGCTTTGGCAACCACCGTAGGAGGTGTGATGTACATGCACTCATTTCAAGGGGGTGCAACACTTCTCAGTTTGGGCCTAATATTTCTCCTTTATACCATGTTCGTATGGTGGCGGGATGTTCTACGTGAATCCACGTTGGAAGGGCATCATACAAAAGCTGTACAATTAGGACCTCGATATGGTTCTATTCTCTTCATAGTCTCGGAGGTTATGTTCCTTTTTGCTTTTTTTTGGGCTTCTTCTCATTCTTCTTTGGCACCTACGGTAGAGATCGGAGGTATTTGGCCCCCAAAAGGGATTGGGGTTTTAGATCCTTGGGAAATCCCTCTTCTTAATACCCCTATTCTCCCTTCATCCGGAGCTGCCGTAACTTGGGCTCATCATGCTATACTCGCGGGGAAGGAAAAACGAGCAGTTTACGCTTTAGTAGCAACCGTTTCACTGGCTCTAGTATCCACTGGCTTTCAAGGAATGGAATATTACCAAGCACCCTCCACTATTTCGGATAGTATTTATGGTTCTACCTTTTTCTTAGCAACTGGCTTTCATGGTTTTCATGTGATTATAGGTACTCTTTTCTTGATCGTATGTGGTATTCGCCAATATCTTGGTCATCTGACCAAGAAGCATCACGTTGGCTTTGAAGCAGCTGCATGGTACTGGCATTTTGTAGACGTGGTTCGGTTATTCCCATTTGTCTCTATCTATTGGTGGGGAGGTATATGA